The following are from one region of the Lynx canadensis isolate LIC74 chromosome D4, mLynCan4.pri.v2, whole genome shotgun sequence genome:
- the ZBTB43 gene encoding zinc finger and BTB domain-containing protein 43: protein MEPGTNSFRVEFPDFSSTILQKLNQQRQQGQLCDVSIVVQGHIFRAHKAVLAASSPYFCDQVLLKNSRRIVLPDVMNPRVFENILLSSYTGRLVMPAPEIVSYLTAASFLQMWHVVDKCTEVLEGNPTVLCQKLNHGSDHQSPSSSNYNGLVESFELGSGGHTDFPKAQELRDGENEEESTKDELSSQLTEHEYLPSNSSTEHDRLSTEMASQDGEEGASDSAEFHYTRPMYSKPSIMAHKRWIHVKPERFDQACEGMDVHAPYDEHQVTESINTMQTEHSVQPSGVEEDFHIGEKKVEAEFDEQADESNYDEQVDFYGSSMEEFSGERSDGNLIGHRQEAALASGYSENIEMVTGIKEEASHLGFSATDKLYPCQCGKSFTHKSQRDRHMSMHLGLRPYGCGVCGKKFKMKHHLVGHMKIHTGIKPYECNICAKRFMWRDSFHRHVTSCTKSYEAAKAEQNTTEAN from the coding sequence ATGGAGCCTGGAACAAACTCTTTTCGAGTGGAATTTCCTGatttttccagcaccattctGCAGAAACTGAACCAGCAGCGCCAGCAAGGACAATTATGTGATGTCTCCATTGTTGTCCAAGGCCACATTTTCCGGGCACACAAAGCTGTTCTTGCTGCCAGTTCACCCTACTTTTGTGACCAGGTACTCCTGAAAAATAGCAGGAGGATTGTTTTACCTGATGTGATGAACCCAAGAGTGTTTGAGAACATTCTCCTATCTAGTTATACGGGACGTCTAGTAATGCCTGCTCCAGAAATTGTTAGTTACTTAACAGCAGCAAGCTTCCTCCAGATGTGGCATGTGGTAGACAAATGCACTGAGGTTTTAGAGGGAAACCCTACAGTTCTTTGTCAGAAGCTAAATCATGGCAGTGACCACCAGTCTCCTAGCAGCAGTAATTATAATGGCCTGGTCGAGAGCTTTGAGCTGGGCTCTGGGGGCCATACTGATTTCCCCAAAGCCCAAGAACTGAGGGATGGAGAGAATGAAGAGGAGAGCACCAAAGACGAGCTGTCATCTCAACTCACTGAGCACGAATACCTTCCCAGCAACTCGTCCACAGAGCATGACCGGCTGAGCACGGAAATGGCAAGCCAGGACGGGGAGGAGGGGGCCAGCGACAGCGCCGAGTTCCACTACACCCGGCCCATGTATAGCAAGCCCAGCATAATGGCGCACAAGCGCTGGATCCACGTGAAGCCCGAGCGCTTTGACCAGGCATGTGAGGGCATGGATGTGCACGCGCCCTACGATGAGCACCAGGTCACTGAGTCTATCAACACCATGCAGACGGAGCACTCAGTCCAGCCTTCGGGAGTGGAGGAAGACTTTCACAtcggggaaaaaaaagtagaagcagAGTTTGACGAACAGGCTGATGAAAGCAATTATGATGAGCAGGTGGATTTCTACGGCTCTTCCATGGAAGAGTTTTCTGGAGAGAGGTCAGACGGTAATCTCATTGGGCACAGACAGGAGGCTGCCCTGGCATCGGGCTACAGTGAGAATATTGAAATGGTAACAGGGATTAAAGAAGAAGCTTCCCATTTAGGATTCTCAGCCACCGACAAGCTGTATCCTTGTCAGTGTGGGAAAAGTTTCACTCACAAGAGTCAGAGAGATCGACACATGAGCATGCACCTCGGTCTTCGGCCTTATGGCTGTGGTGTCTGTGgtaagaaattcaaaatgaagcATCATCTCGTGGGGCACATGAAAATTCATACGGGCATAAAGCCCTATGAGTGTAATATCTGTGCAAAGAGATTTATGTGGAGGGACAGTTTCCACAGGCATGTGACTTCTTGTACCAAGTCCTACGAAGCTGCAAAGGCTGAGCAGAATACGACTGAGGCTAACTAA